The Deltaproteobacteria bacterium genome contains the following window.
GTTCGTCCCCGGGATGTCGAGCGAATTCGTGAAGCGTATCCGCAGCAAATCCCCCTGCCGGGCCCGGATCGTGGGGGCGGGATAAAAACCGTTGTACGTGAGGAGATTCGCCGTCGTGCCGTTAACGCCTGCAGGCGCTTTCCTGGCGTTGACCGCAACCTCGACGACGCCGGGAGTCGTGCTGATATTCGGCATCACGGGCGGATCCTGGAAAGAACTTCCCGGCGGTGGATCTATCGTACCGGTCCCGCAGCCGCCGCCCATTCCGCCGCCACCCATTCCTCCGCCCCCGCCCATCATTCCCGCGTATGACGGAGATGATTTCAGAGCCGCGCAAGCTCCGGCTAACGTCAGTGACGATACTTTCAGAAAATCTCTCCTGCTGATGCCGTTCCCGCCCATGACAAGCCTCCCGGTTGAAGAAATGGCGAATTTTTTTCGGACTTGAGATGCCCGTTCCGCAAAAAATTCCTCGCCGATCGGCAAGGAACGAAAGAAAATTTTCCTGTCGGAAACCGGCATTGAAAACCTGAAATGTCTTGCCGTTCCGGGAGATAAGCTGATGAATACGAGCTTTTTTCACTTATAACGCAAGAAACGATCGCTTTCTTCCGATATAAAGATCCGCGTTCATCATATTGGTTCCAACTACTGTTATAAGAAGAGATGTAACGATGGACGAAACAAGGAAAAAATCCATTATTCGCGCATGCAGCATGTTGCTGCTGGTTGCCATGGCAATTGCCGGCAACTACTTCAAGTTATCGTTGTTTTTCGGCTTCGATTTTCTTTTCGGCAGCATTTTCCTGATTATCATCCTGCAATTCTTTGGCGTCTCCTGGGGAGTGTTCGCAGCTCTCCTCGCCAGCGGCTGCACGTACCTGCAC
Protein-coding sequences here:
- a CDS encoding multicopper oxidase domain-containing protein, producing MGGNGISRRDFLKVSSLTLAGACAALKSSPSYAGMMGGGGGMGGGGMGGGCGTGTIDPPPGSSFQDPPVMPNISTTPGVVEVAVNARKAPAGVNGTTANLLTYNGFYPAPTIRARQGDLLRIRFTNSLDIPGTN